The following proteins are co-located in the Massilia litorea genome:
- a CDS encoding flagellar assembly protein A, with amino-acid sequence MSDTAVAPPAAPAARFDSTGPEHCIQRRPDGIYADPAVLGTTVLAAVDSILRSGSVLSGIDYPVLIKAIYDSGPALPTGPDGRPVVRIASDIVPFNAQRRSLYRSVRIAGGEAEYCFEPVFLAGPGGEGEIQTSLDFDEFVADMWTKGIRFGIDIAGVRAGIANPGLGRVVVARRLEPEAGLDATVVEVSDDIHRSDAPRQLSNGKLDLMCFQNRFPQVQGGTRLLQKLPSKVGKPGFELSGIRIEPAAPRDLEFSTYAGEGTSIEKSAAGEFLVAVRTGFLNVDPKTRRIAVGDKIVSRDGVSARTTGNLQLTGDYEEFGDVQEKRVIEGNGITVHGNVYGDIHSRGGMVRLRATLVGGSVHNKHGDIQVDGVTANAILQASAGTVTLQRAENCVISGTRVRIEHAINCEIMADEISIGNAEGCALAARRISIDNTAPWRESEMLVYVLCAECGRIDDMLEQIGARLAQFDAAATRHKLELSHLCAQPEVRKYLEIAGRVRSGEMSLTPAQAQQFKQMGQAVGPELQKIGDVSAARKAVEAEHAEGKALLERFTAQRIERAAGSEVKLRLLQGDTQVRQLAFDPDGACFYDLPAREIKSRLRGNEGTPLHAAASGSYAWGGAAPALP; translated from the coding sequence GTGTCCGATACCGCTGTTGCACCTCCCGCCGCACCGGCTGCCCGGTTCGATTCGACCGGCCCCGAACATTGCATCCAGCGCCGCCCCGACGGCATCTATGCCGACCCGGCCGTGCTCGGCACCACCGTGCTGGCCGCCGTCGACAGCATCCTGCGCTCGGGCAGCGTGCTCTCCGGCATCGATTATCCGGTACTGATCAAGGCGATCTACGACAGCGGCCCGGCGCTCCCCACCGGACCCGATGGCCGGCCCGTCGTGCGCATCGCGAGCGACATCGTTCCCTTTAACGCCCAGCGCCGCAGCCTGTACCGCTCGGTAAGGATCGCCGGCGGCGAGGCCGAGTATTGCTTCGAGCCGGTGTTCCTGGCCGGGCCGGGCGGAGAAGGGGAAATCCAGACCAGCCTCGACTTCGACGAATTCGTGGCCGACATGTGGACCAAGGGCATCCGCTTCGGCATCGACATCGCCGGCGTGCGCGCGGGAATCGCCAATCCCGGCCTGGGACGGGTCGTGGTGGCGCGCCGCCTCGAGCCGGAGGCGGGCCTGGACGCGACCGTGGTCGAGGTCTCGGACGACATCCACCGCAGCGACGCCCCGCGCCAGCTCTCGAACGGCAAGCTCGACCTGATGTGCTTCCAGAACCGCTTCCCGCAGGTGCAGGGTGGCACGCGCCTGCTGCAAAAGCTGCCGAGCAAGGTCGGCAAGCCCGGTTTCGAACTGTCGGGCATCCGCATCGAACCGGCGGCCCCGCGCGACCTCGAGTTTTCGACCTACGCGGGCGAGGGCACCAGCATCGAGAAAAGCGCGGCCGGCGAATTCCTGGTCGCCGTGCGTACCGGTTTCCTGAACGTCGACCCGAAGACGCGCCGGATCGCCGTCGGCGACAAGATCGTCAGCCGCGACGGCGTCAGCGCCAGGACCACCGGCAACCTGCAGCTCACCGGCGACTACGAGGAATTCGGCGACGTGCAGGAAAAGCGCGTCATCGAGGGCAACGGCATCACCGTGCACGGCAACGTGTACGGCGACATCCATTCGCGCGGCGGCATGGTGCGCCTGCGCGCCACCCTGGTCGGTGGCAGCGTCCACAACAAGCACGGCGACATCCAGGTCGACGGTGTCACCGCGAACGCGATCCTGCAGGCAAGCGCCGGCACCGTGACGCTGCAGCGCGCCGAGAACTGCGTCATCTCCGGCACCCGGGTGCGCATCGAGCATGCGATCAATTGCGAGATCATGGCCGACGAGATCTCGATCGGCAATGCCGAAGGCTGCGCACTGGCCGCGCGCCGCATCAGCATCGACAACACGGCGCCCTGGCGCGAAAGCGAGATGCTGGTGTATGTGCTGTGCGCCGAGTGCGGCCGCATCGACGACATGCTGGAGCAGATCGGCGCGCGCCTGGCGCAATTCGACGCCGCCGCCACGCGCCACAAGCTCGAGCTGTCCCACCTGTGCGCCCAGCCCGAGGTGCGCAAATACCTGGAGATCGCCGGACGCGTGCGCAGCGGCGAAATGAGCCTGACCCCGGCGCAAGCCCAGCAGTTCAAGCAGATGGGCCAGGCGGTCGGTCCCGAGCTGCAGAAGATCGGCGACGTGTCGGCCGCGCGCAAGGCAGTCGAGGCCGAGCACGCCGAAGGAAAGGCGCTGCTCGAGCGCTTCACCGCCCAGCGTATTGAACGCGCCGCGGGCAGCGAAGTGAAGCTCCGCCTGCTCCAGGGAGACACCCAGGTGCGCCAGCTGGCTTTCGACCCGGACGGCGCCTGTTTCTACGACTTGCCGGCGCGCGAGATCAAGTCTCGCCTGCGCGGCAATGAGGGCACGCCGCTGCACGCCGCGGCCTCCGGCAGCTACGCCTGGGGTGGCGCGGCCCCAGCGCTCCCCTGA
- a CDS encoding chemotaxis protein CheW produces the protein MHKDTMAFHPAANQFLSFRLGGLEYGVDFGKVQELRIIRSLERFAADGAIVEGVAVSRGVIMPIVDMRAAFCGHPVVTTPTTDVIILKLSTCVMGMVVDGVTDVVTLYPDQISPIPGTDGGAIDYLIGLGVTEGRRLILVDIDRLMSIDKKSSDRHVA, from the coding sequence ATGCATAAAGACACCATGGCGTTTCATCCAGCAGCCAACCAGTTCCTCAGCTTCCGGCTGGGCGGTCTCGAGTACGGGGTCGATTTCGGCAAGGTGCAGGAACTGCGCATCATCAGGTCGCTCGAGCGCTTCGCCGCCGACGGCGCCATCGTCGAAGGCGTCGCCGTCTCGCGCGGCGTCATCATGCCGATCGTCGACATGCGCGCCGCCTTTTGCGGCCACCCGGTCGTGACGACACCGACCACCGACGTGATCATCCTGAAACTGTCGACCTGCGTGATGGGGATGGTGGTCGATGGCGTGACCGACGTGGTGACGCTGTATCCCGACCAGATTTCGCCGATTCCGGGAACCGACGGGGGGGCGATCGATTACCTGATCGGGCTCGGCGTCACCGAAGGACGCCGGCTGATCCTGGTGGATATCGACCGGCTGATGTCGATCGACAAGAAGAGCAGCGACCGTCACGTGGCGTGA
- a CDS encoding ATP-binding cassette domain-containing protein, which produces MIRFLNVSLMRGTKPLLENADLTLNPGDKIGLIGANGAGKSSLFAMLRNELHADQGEIDFPARWRMAYVAQETPALDRPALEYAIDGDVTLRRLQAELEELEAAEHTEENGIAMGNVHGALMDADAYTVQSRGEQLLLGLGFTLDQMQQPVASFSGGWRMRLNLAQALMCPSDLLLLDEPTNHLDLDAIIWLEDWLKRYPGTLVIISHDRDFLDEIVNVVVHIDERKLKRYSGNYSSFERQRAAAMVLAASAMEKQQRARAHLESFIDRFKAKASKARQAQSRMKQLAKMEELAPLRAAAEFSFEFREPLAAPNPLLVMEKVDAGYPILDSHGDKVGAKTIVNHIDFSLQIGQRIGLLGVNGAGKSTLIKTIAGELAPLTGESTLGKGLSIGYFAQHQVEMLRHDESPLWHLAKIAPTVREQELRNFLGGFNFPGTMVTSPIRPFSGGEKARLALALIVWQRPNLLLLDEPTNHLDLETREALTMALAQFEGTLVVVSHDRHLLRATTDEFIIVANGRLQPFDGDLDDYKDWLFKTKLGKGTDVLPIPKAAAAAAPVAAPVVAAPPVPPAERKEQKRLDAEERQRVAALKKPLENRLKRVEEQMAKLNAKKADIDARLLDPTIYDADKKDALKTLVADQAFCVRDLGTLENEWLELQEQLEGLAA; this is translated from the coding sequence ATGATCCGCTTCCTGAACGTCAGCCTGATGCGCGGCACAAAGCCGCTGCTGGAAAACGCCGACCTGACCCTGAACCCCGGCGACAAGATCGGCCTGATCGGCGCCAACGGCGCCGGCAAATCCAGCCTGTTCGCGATGCTGCGCAACGAGCTGCACGCCGATCAGGGCGAGATCGATTTCCCCGCCAGGTGGCGCATGGCCTATGTGGCGCAGGAGACCCCTGCGCTCGACCGTCCCGCGCTCGAATATGCGATCGACGGCGACGTCACGCTGCGCCGCCTGCAGGCCGAACTCGAGGAACTGGAGGCGGCCGAACACACCGAGGAGAACGGCATCGCGATGGGCAATGTGCACGGCGCCCTGATGGATGCCGACGCCTACACCGTGCAGTCGCGCGGCGAGCAGCTGCTGCTGGGCCTGGGTTTTACCCTCGACCAGATGCAGCAGCCGGTGGCCAGCTTCTCCGGCGGCTGGCGCATGCGCCTGAACCTGGCGCAGGCGCTGATGTGCCCTTCCGACCTGCTGCTGCTCGATGAACCGACCAACCACCTGGACCTGGATGCGATCATCTGGCTCGAAGACTGGCTGAAACGCTATCCGGGCACCCTGGTCATCATTTCGCACGATCGCGATTTCCTCGACGAGATCGTCAACGTCGTGGTCCACATCGACGAACGCAAGCTGAAACGCTATTCGGGCAACTACTCCTCCTTCGAGCGCCAGCGCGCCGCCGCGATGGTGCTGGCCGCCAGCGCGATGGAGAAGCAGCAGCGCGCGCGCGCCCACCTCGAATCCTTCATCGACCGCTTCAAGGCGAAAGCCAGCAAGGCGCGCCAGGCCCAGAGCCGCATGAAGCAGCTGGCGAAAATGGAAGAACTGGCGCCGCTGCGCGCGGCCGCCGAATTCTCCTTCGAATTCCGCGAGCCGCTGGCCGCCCCGAATCCGCTGCTGGTCATGGAAAAAGTGGACGCGGGCTACCCGATCCTCGACAGCCATGGCGACAAGGTCGGCGCCAAGACCATCGTCAACCACATCGACTTCTCGCTGCAGATCGGCCAGCGCATCGGCCTCTTGGGTGTGAACGGCGCCGGCAAATCGACGCTCATCAAAACCATCGCGGGCGAACTGGCGCCGCTGACCGGCGAATCGACGCTCGGCAAGGGCCTGTCGATCGGTTATTTCGCCCAGCACCAGGTCGAGATGCTGCGCCACGACGAGTCGCCGCTGTGGCACCTGGCGAAGATCGCGCCGACCGTGCGCGAGCAGGAGCTGCGCAACTTCCTCGGCGGCTTCAACTTCCCCGGCACCATGGTGACCAGCCCGATCCGCCCCTTCTCGGGCGGGGAAAAGGCGCGCCTGGCGCTGGCCCTGATCGTCTGGCAGCGTCCCAATTTGCTGCTGCTCGATGAACCGACCAACCACCTGGACCTGGAGACGCGCGAGGCGCTGACGATGGCGCTGGCGCAGTTCGAAGGCACGCTGGTCGTCGTTTCCCACGATCGCCACCTGCTGCGTGCGACGACCGACGAATTCATCATCGTCGCCAACGGCCGCCTGCAGCCCTTCGACGGCGACCTGGACGACTACAAGGACTGGCTGTTCAAGACCAAGCTGGGTAAAGGCACCGACGTGCTGCCGATCCCGAAAGCGGCAGCCGCTGCAGCGCCTGTGGCGGCGCCCGTGGTGGCCGCGCCGCCGGTGCCCCCGGCCGAGCGCAAGGAGCAGAAGCGCCTCGACGCCGAAGAGCGCCAGCGCGTCGCTGCGCTCAAGAAGCCGCTCGAGAACCGCCTGAAGCGGGTCGAGGAGCAGATGGCCAAGCTGAATGCGAAGAAGGCCGACATCGACGCGCGTCTGCTCGATCCGACGATCTACGACGCGGACAAGAAGGACGCCTTGAAGACCCTGGTGGCCGACCAGGCCTTCTGCGTGCGCGACCTGGGGACGCTGGAGAACGAGTGGCTGGAGTTGCAGGAACAGCTGGAAGGATTGGCGGCGTAA
- the prmB gene encoding 50S ribosomal protein L3 N(5)-glutamine methyltransferase: MTTTPFSTPRDLLRYAVTRFNAAKLFFGHGSAEAFDEAAYLVLHTLKLPLDRLDPFLDAKLLPEEVLQVLSVIERRTVERVPAAYITNEAWLGTYAFYVDERVLVPRSFIAELIPNFFSPWVTNPYEVENVLELCTGSGCLAIMMADVFQNAVVDAVDISKDALAVAERNIRDYKLEGRVNPIESDLYENVPFKKYDLIVTNPPYVNADSMAKLPPEYLREPQIALHGGLDGMDLVRKIVAGAAERLTPEGILVVEIGNEAEYAEAAFGHLGLTWLTTSAGDEAVFLLTAEQLQNA, from the coding sequence ATGACCACGACACCTTTCAGCACCCCGCGCGACCTGCTGCGCTACGCCGTCACCCGCTTCAATGCGGCGAAACTGTTCTTCGGCCACGGCAGCGCCGAAGCCTTCGACGAAGCGGCCTACCTGGTCCTGCACACCCTGAAGCTCCCGCTCGACCGGCTCGACCCTTTCCTCGATGCGAAACTGCTGCCGGAAGAAGTGCTGCAGGTGCTGTCCGTGATCGAGCGCCGCACCGTCGAACGGGTGCCGGCAGCCTACATCACAAATGAAGCCTGGCTCGGGACCTATGCCTTCTATGTCGACGAACGGGTGCTGGTGCCGCGCTCCTTCATCGCCGAACTGATCCCGAATTTCTTCAGCCCGTGGGTGACCAACCCCTATGAAGTCGAAAACGTGCTCGAACTGTGCACCGGTTCCGGCTGCCTGGCGATCATGATGGCCGACGTCTTCCAGAACGCCGTGGTCGACGCGGTCGACATCTCGAAGGATGCCCTCGCTGTCGCCGAACGCAACATCCGCGACTATAAACTCGAAGGTCGCGTCAATCCGATCGAGTCGGATTTGTACGAGAACGTCCCCTTTAAAAAATACGACCTGATCGTCACCAATCCGCCCTACGTGAACGCCGATTCGATGGCCAAGCTGCCGCCGGAATACCTGCGCGAGCCGCAGATCGCCCTGCACGGCGGGCTTGATGGCATGGACCTGGTGCGCAAGATCGTCGCCGGTGCCGCCGAACGCCTGACGCCGGAAGGCATCCTGGTCGTCGAAATCGGCAACGAGGCCGAATACGCCGAAGCCGCCTTCGGCCACCTGGGCCTGACCTGGCTCACCACGAGCGCCGGCGACGAGGCAGTCTTCCTGCTCACCGCCGAGCAACTACAGAACGCATAA
- the dapE gene encoding succinyl-diaminopimelate desuccinylase: protein MIRTSRTQALAAELIALDSITPHDKGCQQRLTELLAPLGFVCESIVSNGVTNLWARKGTESPVFVFAGHTDVVPTGPVQQWASEPFTPTVREGKLYGRGAADMKTSIAAMVVACEEFVASHPDHKGSIAFLITSDEEGPATDGTVVVCELLEERGVTLDYCLVGEPTSSHILGDMIKNGRRGSLSGHLVIKGVQGHIAYPHLARNPIHQAAPALAELAAEVWDEGNEYYAPTSWQVSNIHAGAGANNVIPGQLTLEFNFRFSTASTAEGLEARVHAILDHHGLEYDLEWTLSGLPFLTPKGTLSDAVCGAIRAETGVATELSTTGGTSDGRFIARICPQVIEFGPPNASIHKIDEHVELRFIDPLKNIYRRTLENLLTPGLLAA, encoded by the coding sequence ATGATCAGGACCTCGCGCACCCAGGCGCTCGCCGCCGAACTGATCGCCCTCGACTCGATCACGCCGCACGACAAGGGTTGCCAGCAGCGCCTGACCGAGCTGCTCGCGCCGCTCGGCTTCGTCTGCGAGAGCATCGTCTCGAACGGCGTGACGAACCTGTGGGCGCGCAAGGGAACCGAATCGCCCGTGTTCGTGTTCGCCGGCCATACCGACGTGGTGCCGACCGGGCCGGTGCAGCAGTGGGCCTCGGAGCCGTTCACGCCGACGGTGCGCGAGGGTAAGCTGTATGGCCGCGGCGCGGCCGACATGAAGACCTCGATTGCGGCGATGGTGGTCGCCTGCGAAGAGTTCGTGGCAAGCCACCCCGACCACAAGGGCTCGATTGCCTTCCTGATCACCAGCGACGAGGAAGGCCCCGCGACGGACGGCACCGTGGTGGTCTGCGAGCTGCTGGAAGAACGCGGCGTCACGCTCGACTACTGCCTGGTCGGCGAGCCGACCTCCTCCCACATCCTGGGCGACATGATCAAGAACGGCCGCCGCGGCTCGCTCTCGGGCCATCTCGTCATCAAGGGCGTGCAGGGCCACATCGCCTATCCGCACCTGGCGCGCAACCCTATCCACCAGGCCGCGCCCGCGCTGGCCGAGCTGGCCGCCGAGGTCTGGGACGAAGGCAACGAATACTATGCGCCGACTTCCTGGCAGGTCTCGAACATCCATGCCGGCGCCGGCGCCAACAACGTCATTCCGGGCCAGCTGACGCTGGAATTCAACTTCCGCTTCTCGACCGCGAGCACGGCCGAGGGCCTGGAAGCGCGGGTGCACGCCATCCTCGACCATCACGGCCTCGAGTACGACCTGGAATGGACCCTGTCCGGCCTGCCCTTCCTGACCCCGAAGGGAACGCTGTCGGACGCGGTATGCGGCGCAATCCGCGCCGAGACGGGCGTGGCCACCGAACTGTCGACCACGGGCGGGACCTCGGATGGGCGCTTCATCGCCCGCATCTGTCCCCAGGTGATAGAATTCGGGCCACCAAACGCCAGCATCCACAAGATCGACGAACACGTCGAGCTGCGCTTCATCGATCCACTGAAGAACATCTACCGCCGCACGCTGGAAAATCTGCTCACCCCCGGCCTGCTGGCCGCTTAA
- a CDS encoding ArsC family reductase — protein sequence MKKTLYGIPNCDTVKKARTWLAENGHDFTFHDFKKQGLDRETAARWLDGLDWETLVNRKGTTWRNLPDERKAAVVDKASALELMLENTSVIKRPVLEGDGALAVGFSPDAYTRLMGAA from the coding sequence ATGAAAAAGACGCTCTACGGTATTCCCAATTGCGACACCGTCAAGAAAGCCCGCACCTGGCTGGCCGAAAACGGCCACGACTTCACCTTCCACGATTTCAAGAAGCAGGGGCTGGACCGCGAAACCGCGGCGCGCTGGCTCGACGGACTCGATTGGGAAACCCTGGTCAACCGCAAGGGAACAACCTGGAGAAATTTGCCGGACGAGCGCAAGGCGGCCGTGGTCGACAAGGCCTCGGCACTCGAACTGATGCTGGAAAATACGTCCGTGATCAAGCGCCCGGTGCTCGAAGGCGACGGCGCGCTGGCCGTGGGCTTCAGCCCGGACGCCTACACGCGCCTGATGGGGGCCGCATGA
- a CDS encoding PilT/PilU family type 4a pilus ATPase produces MAMDRLFQLMKEKNASDMFFAVNSPVHIKINGNLIPINQHKLDPDNIDSLLSEITTPEQREELNRTNELNLGISVPNLGRFRLSAFRQRGSVSAVFRFVPATIPPLGELGLPPVLAELIMEKRGLLLIVGATGSGKSTTIASMLDYRNEQRTGHILTLEDPIEYLFKNKKSIVNQREIGSDALDFELALRNSLRQAPDVILIGEIRDQATMGAALAYAQSGHLVVATLHANNSYNALNRIIGFYPVENRPALLQDLASATRAIVSQRLVKSSAGGTRQPAVEVMLNTRYIADLIEKGELSGIKEAMDKSLSPGSQSFEYALLALVQAGLVTQEEALANADSATNLLWLLNNGPASSPADDAARKDEPPETSFTEFTLNT; encoded by the coding sequence ATGGCCATGGACCGCCTGTTCCAGCTCATGAAAGAAAAAAACGCGTCGGACATGTTCTTCGCGGTAAATTCTCCCGTCCACATCAAGATCAACGGGAACCTCATCCCGATCAACCAGCACAAGCTCGACCCCGACAACATCGATTCGCTGCTGTCGGAAATCACGACGCCGGAGCAGCGGGAAGAACTGAACCGCACCAACGAACTGAACTTGGGCATCTCGGTGCCCAACCTGGGCCGTTTCCGCTTGTCGGCCTTCCGCCAGCGCGGCAGCGTCTCGGCCGTGTTCCGCTTCGTGCCGGCCACGATCCCGCCGCTGGGCGAACTCGGCCTGCCGCCGGTGCTGGCCGAACTGATCATGGAAAAGCGCGGCCTGCTGCTGATCGTCGGCGCCACCGGATCGGGCAAGTCGACCACGATCGCCTCGATGCTCGACTACCGCAACGAACAGCGCACCGGCCACATCCTGACGCTGGAAGACCCGATCGAATACCTTTTCAAGAACAAGAAATCGATCGTCAACCAGCGCGAGATCGGCAGCGATGCCCTCGACTTCGAACTGGCCCTGCGCAACAGCCTGCGCCAGGCGCCGGACGTCATCCTGATCGGCGAAATCCGCGACCAGGCGACCATGGGCGCGGCCCTGGCCTATGCCCAGTCCGGCCACCTGGTCGTCGCCACCCTGCACGCGAACAACAGCTACAACGCCCTGAACCGCATCATCGGCTTTTATCCGGTCGAGAACCGCCCCGCCCTGCTGCAGGACCTGGCCTCGGCCACGCGCGCCATCGTCTCGCAGCGCCTGGTGAAATCGAGCGCGGGCGGCACGCGCCAGCCGGCGGTCGAGGTGATGCTGAACACGCGCTACATCGCCGACCTGATCGAAAAGGGCGAACTCAGCGGGATCAAGGAAGCGATGGACAAGAGCCTCTCGCCCGGCTCGCAATCTTTTGAATATGCGCTATTGGCCCTGGTGCAGGCCGGCCTCGTCACGCAGGAAGAAGCACTGGCGAACGCCGACTCGGCAACCAACCTGCTCTGGCTGCTCAACAACGGGCCGGCAAGTAGCCCGGCCGACGACGCAGCCAGGAAGGACGAGCCGCCGGAAACCTCGTTCACCGAGTTCACCCTCAATACCTGA
- the dapD gene encoding 2,3,4,5-tetrahydropyridine-2,6-dicarboxylate N-succinyltransferase has product MTQQLQNIIDTAWEQRADFSPSTAPSDVRDAVAQVLAGLDAGTLRVAQKEGGEWIVNQWVKKAVLLSFRLENNVPVEGGGMQFYDKVPTKFADYTAEDFAKGGFRVVPPAVARRGSFIGKNVVLMPSYVNIGAYVDEGTMVDTWATVGSCAQIGKNVHLSGGVGIGGVLEPMQANPTIIEDNCFIGARSEIVEGVIVEENSVISMGVYIGQSTKIYNRETGEVTYGRIPSGSVVVSGSLPSPDGKYSLYCAVIVKRVDAKTRAKTGINELLRGV; this is encoded by the coding sequence ATGACCCAACAACTCCAGAACATCATCGACACCGCGTGGGAACAGCGCGCGGACTTCAGCCCATCCACCGCGCCGTCCGACGTGCGCGACGCCGTCGCCCAGGTCCTCGCGGGCCTGGATGCCGGCACCCTGCGCGTGGCCCAGAAGGAAGGCGGCGAGTGGATCGTCAACCAGTGGGTCAAGAAGGCCGTGCTGCTCTCCTTCCGCTTGGAGAACAACGTGCCCGTCGAAGGCGGCGGCATGCAGTTCTACGACAAGGTCCCGACCAAGTTCGCCGACTACACCGCCGAAGACTTCGCCAAGGGCGGCTTCCGCGTGGTGCCGCCGGCTGTCGCGCGCCGTGGTTCCTTCATCGGCAAGAACGTGGTGCTGATGCCTTCGTATGTCAACATCGGCGCCTATGTTGATGAAGGCACGATGGTCGACACCTGGGCCACAGTCGGTTCCTGCGCCCAGATCGGCAAGAACGTCCACCTGTCGGGCGGCGTCGGCATCGGCGGCGTGCTCGAACCGATGCAGGCGAATCCGACCATCATCGAAGACAACTGCTTCATCGGCGCCCGTTCGGAGATCGTCGAAGGCGTGATCGTCGAAGAGAACTCGGTGATCTCGATGGGCGTGTACATCGGCCAGTCGACCAAGATCTACAACCGCGAGACCGGTGAAGTCACCTATGGCCGCATCCCGAGCGGCTCGGTCGTGGTGTCGGGTTCGCTGCCATCCCCGGACGGCAAGTACAGCCTGTACTGCGCGGTGATCGTCAAGCGCGTGGATGCGAAGACGCGTGCGAAGACGGGCATCAACGAGCTGCTGCGCGGGGTGTAA
- the dapC gene encoding succinyldiaminopimelate transaminase: MNPHLDKLHPYPFEKLRELFAGVTPNSALAPISLGIGEPKHPTPPFIEKALTHAVAGLSNYPSTVGGEPLRAAIAGWLERRYGVPGLDPATMILPVNGSREALFAIAHSTIDASRPDPLVLCPNPFYQIYEGAAYLAGATPYFVNSDPARNFAPDYSAVPDDVWARVQLLYVCSPGNPTGAVLTLDDWRELFELADRHGFVIAADECYSEIYTGATPPLGALEAAHQLGRSSGKRPYANLVVFSSLSKRSNVPGMRSGFVAGDPAVLKKFLLYRTYCGGAMSPVVQAASIAAWGDEAHVQDNRTLYKEKFHLITPLLREVMDVELPDAGFYLWADVRRTGLSDTEFARRLYAEYNVTVLPGSYLARDAHGTNPGRNRIRMALVAGVDEGLEAAQRIVQFCQALRTVS, translated from the coding sequence GTGAATCCACATCTCGACAAACTCCACCCCTACCCCTTCGAAAAGCTGCGCGAACTCTTCGCCGGCGTGACGCCCAACAGCGCGCTGGCGCCGATCAGTCTCGGCATCGGCGAACCGAAGCACCCGACGCCGCCCTTCATCGAGAAAGCCCTGACGCATGCGGTGGCCGGCCTGTCGAACTATCCCAGCACGGTCGGCGGCGAGCCGCTGCGCGCGGCGATCGCAGGCTGGCTCGAGCGCCGCTACGGGGTCCCAGGCCTCGATCCGGCGACGATGATCCTGCCGGTTAACGGTTCGCGCGAGGCCCTGTTCGCGATCGCCCACTCGACGATCGACGCCAGCCGCCCGGATCCGCTGGTGCTGTGCCCGAACCCGTTCTACCAGATCTACGAAGGCGCGGCCTATCTCGCCGGCGCTACACCGTATTTCGTCAACTCCGACCCGGCGCGCAATTTCGCGCCCGACTACAGCGCCGTGCCCGACGATGTGTGGGCGCGCGTGCAGCTGCTCTACGTCTGCTCGCCGGGGAACCCGACCGGCGCCGTGCTCACGCTGGACGACTGGCGCGAACTGTTCGAACTGGCCGACCGCCACGGCTTCGTGATCGCGGCCGACGAATGCTATTCCGAGATCTATACCGGCGCCACGCCGCCGCTGGGGGCGCTCGAAGCGGCGCACCAGCTGGGCAGGAGTAGCGGCAAGCGCCCGTATGCCAACCTGGTCGTGTTCTCGAGCCTGTCGAAGCGCTCGAACGTGCCGGGCATGCGCTCCGGTTTCGTCGCCGGCGATCCGGCCGTGCTGAAGAAATTCCTGCTCTACCGCACCTACTGCGGCGGCGCGATGTCGCCGGTGGTGCAGGCGGCCTCGATCGCGGCCTGGGGCGACGAAGCCCACGTCCAGGACAACCGCACGCTCTACAAAGAAAAATTCCACCTCATCACCCCGCTGTTGCGCGAGGTGATGGATGTGGAACTGCCCGACGCCGGCTTTTACCTGTGGGCCGACGTGCGCCGTACCGGCCTGTCGGACACCGAGTTCGCACGCCGGCTGTACGCCGAATATAATGTGACGGTTCTACCCGGCTCTTACCTGGCGCGCGACGCGCACGGGACCAATCCGGGCCGCAACCGCATCCGCATGGCACTGGTAGCCGGCGTCGACGAAGGGCTGGAAGCAGCCCAGCGCATCGTCCAGTTCTGCCAGGCCCTCCGCACCGTTTCCTGA